One part of the uncultured Bacteroides sp. genome encodes these proteins:
- the dnaK gene encoding molecular chaperone DnaK, translated as MGKIIGIDLGTTNSCVSVFEGNEPVVIANSEGKRTTPSIVAFVDGGERKVGDPAKRQAVTNAKRTVFSIKRFMGENWDQVQKEVARVPYNVVKGDNNTPRVDIDGRLYTPQEISAMILQKMKKTAEDYLGQEVTEAVITVPAYFSDSQRQATKEAGQIAGLEVKRIVNEPTAAALAYGLDKAHKDMKIAVFDLGGGTFDISILEFGGGVFEVLSTNGDTHLGGDDFDQVIIDWLADEFKNDEGVDLRQDPMALQRLKEAAEKAKIELSSTTTTEINLPYIMPVAGVPKHLVKTLSRAKFESLAHSLIQACVEPCRKAMDAAGLSNSDIDEVILVGGSTRIPAVQDLVEKFFGKAPSKGVNPDEVVAIGAAVQGAVLTDEIKGVVLLDVTPLSMGIETLGGVMTKLIDANTTIPCKKSEVFSTAADNQSEVTIHVLQGERPMASQNKSIGQFNLSGIAPARRGIPQIEVAFDIDANGILKVTAKDKATGKEQTIRIEASSGLSKDEIDRMKAEAEANAEADKQEREKIDKLNQADSMIFQTEKQLEELGDKLPADKKAPIEAALAKLKEAHKAQDIAGIDAATAELNKVFQAASEQMYAQGAGQPGAEQAGPDMNAGAGAQGGSDKHQGENVQDADFEEVK; from the coding sequence ATGGGAAAAATTATTGGAATTGACTTAGGAACAACAAACTCTTGTGTTTCTGTATTCGAAGGAAACGAGCCTGTAGTAATAGCAAACAGCGAAGGTAAACGTACAACTCCTTCTATTGTTGCATTTGTAGACGGTGGCGAACGTAAAGTAGGTGATCCTGCAAAACGTCAGGCTGTAACAAACGCAAAACGTACGGTATTCTCTATCAAACGTTTTATGGGTGAGAACTGGGATCAGGTACAAAAAGAAGTTGCACGTGTTCCTTACAACGTTGTAAAAGGCGACAATAATACTCCACGTGTTGATATTGACGGACGTCTTTATACTCCACAGGAAATTTCTGCAATGATTCTTCAGAAAATGAAAAAAACTGCAGAAGATTACCTTGGACAAGAAGTTACTGAAGCTGTTATCACAGTTCCTGCATACTTTAGCGACTCTCAACGTCAGGCTACAAAAGAAGCCGGACAGATTGCCGGTCTGGAAGTTAAACGTATTGTAAACGAACCAACTGCTGCAGCTTTGGCTTATGGTCTTGACAAAGCTCACAAAGATATGAAGATCGCCGTATTCGACTTAGGTGGTGGTACATTCGATATCTCTATCCTTGAATTCGGTGGCGGTGTATTCGAAGTTCTTTCAACTAACGGTGATACTCACCTTGGTGGTGACGATTTCGACCAGGTAATTATCGACTGGTTGGCTGATGAATTTAAGAATGATGAAGGAGTAGACTTACGTCAGGATCCAATGGCTCTTCAGCGTTTGAAGGAAGCTGCTGAAAAAGCAAAAATTGAACTTTCTTCAACTACAACAACTGAAATCAACTTGCCATACATTATGCCAGTTGCAGGTGTGCCAAAGCACTTGGTTAAAACATTGAGCCGTGCTAAATTCGAATCACTTGCACATAGCTTGATTCAGGCTTGCGTTGAACCTTGCCGTAAAGCAATGGATGCTGCAGGATTAAGTAACTCAGATATCGACGAAGTTATCCTTGTAGGTGGTTCTACTCGTATTCCAGCTGTTCAGGATCTTGTTGAGAAATTCTTTGGAAAAGCTCCTTCTAAAGGTGTAAACCCTGATGAAGTAGTTGCTATTGGTGCAGCAGTTCAAGGTGCTGTATTAACAGACGAAATTAAAGGCGTAGTTCTTTTGGATGTTACTCCACTTTCAATGGGTATTGAAACATTAGGTGGTGTAATGACTAAATTGATCGATGCAAATACAACTATCCCTTGCAAGAAGAGTGAAGTATTCTCTACTGCAGCCGATAACCAAAGTGAAGTAACTATCCACGTACTTCAGGGAGAACGTCCAATGGCAAGTCAGAACAAGTCAATTGGTCAGTTCAACCTTTCAGGTATCGCTCCGGCTCGTCGTGGTATTCCTCAGATTGAAGTTGCTTTCGATATCGATGCGAATGGTATCCTGAAAGTAACAGCTAAAGATAAAGCTACAGGTAAGGAACAAACAATCCGTATCGAAGCTTCAAGTGGTTTGAGCAAAGACGAAATTGATCGTATGAAAGCTGAAGCTGAAGCAAATGCTGAAGCAGATAAGCAAGAACGTGAAAAGATTGACAAGTTGAATCAGGCTGATAGCATGATCTTCCAGACAGAAAAGCAACTTGAAGAACTTGGCGACAAACTTCCTGCTGACAAGAAAGCTCCTATTGAAGCTGCTCTTGCTAAACTGAAAGAAGCTCACAAGGCTCAGGACATTGCTGGTATCGATGCTGCAACAGCAGAATTGAACAAAGTATTCCAGGCTGCAAGCGAACAAATGTATGCTCAGGGTGCTGGTCAACCAGGTGCAGAGCAAGCTGGTCCTGACATGAATGCCGGTGCAGGTGCACAAGGTGGTTCTGACAAACATCAGGGAGAAAATGTTCAGGATGCTGATTTTGAAGAAGTAAAATAA
- a CDS encoding ABC transporter substrate-binding protein, whose amino-acid sequence MKHLHYILLFTLILFTGCTNKQKNKSEAAGEPLKIKYAEGFSIGKADGYTCVTVFNPWKKGEIYARYYLVKDTKTSVPQDGKKIQVPLKSLVANSATYFEFLQMLGELDKVTGVCSAAWVYNPEILKGVKEGRIKDLGDAFNLDIENLLVLHPQVVMTSAYNAEDENSKRLTQSGLSVIYNIEWQETSLLARAEWIKFIGAFFDKSDLADSLFNDVEKRYKDVSALAQKVKDRPTLVSGQDFRGTWTMPAGRSFNAKMFRDAGGSYFYENDTTSGSISSNIESALINFSKADVWVGSQANSLDELGKIDAKYKLFKAYKERNVYNYNKRMNASGGNDYWESAVARPYLILSDMIKALHPEMLPNYEFTYMQKLK is encoded by the coding sequence ATGAAACATCTACATTATATACTTCTTTTTACACTGATACTTTTTACTGGTTGCACCAATAAACAAAAAAATAAAAGCGAGGCAGCAGGAGAACCTCTTAAAATAAAGTATGCAGAAGGCTTTTCCATTGGAAAAGCTGACGGTTATACCTGCGTAACAGTCTTCAATCCCTGGAAAAAAGGCGAAATATATGCCAGATATTATCTGGTGAAAGACACAAAGACCAGCGTTCCACAGGATGGGAAAAAGATTCAGGTTCCTCTGAAATCGTTGGTAGCCAATTCGGCAACTTACTTTGAGTTTCTGCAAATGCTGGGCGAACTCGACAAAGTGACCGGGGTATGCAGTGCTGCATGGGTTTATAATCCGGAGATATTGAAGGGAGTAAAAGAAGGCAGAATTAAGGATTTGGGAGATGCTTTCAATCTGGATATTGAGAATCTCCTCGTGCTCCATCCTCAAGTGGTAATGACTTCGGCTTACAATGCAGAAGATGAAAACTCCAAAAGACTTACCCAAAGTGGACTGTCGGTTATCTATAATATTGAATGGCAAGAGACTTCCTTACTGGCACGCGCAGAATGGATTAAATTTATAGGAGCGTTCTTCGATAAATCGGATTTGGCAGACAGTCTGTTTAATGATGTAGAAAAAAGATATAAAGATGTATCTGCATTGGCTCAGAAAGTAAAAGATCGCCCTACCCTGGTATCCGGACAAGATTTCCGTGGTACATGGACAATGCCTGCCGGGAGAAGTTTTAATGCAAAGATGTTCCGTGATGCAGGGGGCTCATATTTCTATGAGAATGATACCACCAGCGGCAGCATATCTTCTAATATTGAATCGGCTTTGATTAATTTCAGCAAGGCAGATGTGTGGGTAGGCTCTCAGGCTAATTCATTGGATGAACTGGGTAAAATAGATGCAAAATACAAGCTATTCAAGGCATACAAAGAGAGAAATGTATATAATTACAATAAACGAATGAATGCCTCAGGAGGTAACGACTATTGGGAAAGTGCCGTTGCCCGCCCCTACCTCATTCTTAGTGACATGATAAAAGCGCTTCACCCTGAAATGTTGCCCAATTATGAATTCACCTACATGCAAAAGCTGAAATGA
- a CDS encoding iron ABC transporter permease has translation MRTRFLLLILLFFVAFTCDIAFGSVNLSLKDVWSSLTGSGGDDLYREIIINYRLPKALTAILTGAALSVAGVLMQTLFRNPLAGPDVLGVTSGASLGVALLTLGASSLPWFVIAGWGQVTAAVLGAVGVLLLIIIVSVKVPQTVSLLIIGMMFGNFAGAIVSILQSTSNPDTLKLFISWTFGSLSAVSWDYMAIMAPIIIVGTLLAFIMQKKLNILLLGEKYATGLGVSVSRTRLWIILATALLAGTSTAFTGPIAFIGVTIPHIARGIFHTSDHKMIIPASILCGSGIMLVCDLISQMPGSQGTLPINSVTALFGAPIIIWIIAKNGGMGK, from the coding sequence ATGAGAACAAGATTTCTATTACTGATACTCCTTTTCTTTGTCGCATTTACCTGCGACATAGCCTTTGGAAGCGTAAACCTTTCGCTAAAAGATGTATGGTCTTCACTTACAGGAAGTGGCGGAGACGATTTATATAGGGAAATAATTATCAATTATCGCTTGCCTAAAGCCCTTACTGCCATTCTTACAGGCGCGGCATTGTCCGTGGCAGGTGTGCTGATGCAGACTCTATTCCGCAATCCGCTTGCCGGACCGGATGTACTGGGCGTTACTTCGGGAGCCAGTCTGGGAGTAGCCCTGCTTACTTTGGGAGCCTCATCACTTCCTTGGTTTGTAATAGCCGGATGGGGACAGGTTACCGCTGCAGTTTTGGGAGCTGTTGGAGTATTGTTACTGATAATTATTGTATCTGTGAAAGTTCCGCAGACTGTATCCTTATTAATTATAGGAATGATGTTCGGCAACTTTGCCGGAGCCATTGTCAGCATTCTGCAAAGTACCAGTAACCCGGATACATTGAAACTATTCATTTCGTGGACTTTCGGAAGTCTTTCGGCTGTGAGCTGGGATTACATGGCAATCATGGCACCAATTATAATCGTAGGTACACTCTTGGCCTTCATTATGCAGAAAAAGCTCAATATTTTATTGCTGGGCGAAAAGTATGCCACCGGACTAGGAGTATCTGTTTCCCGCACTCGCTTGTGGATTATTCTGGCTACTGCCCTATTGGCAGGAACATCGACCGCCTTTACCGGACCAATTGCCTTTATCGGTGTAACCATTCCACATATCGCCCGAGGCATTTTTCATACATCCGATCATAAAATGATTATTCCCGCCTCCATTCTTTGCGGAAGTGGCATTATGCTCGTATGCGACCTTATTTCACAAATGCCCGGCAGTCAGGGAACATTGCCTATTAATTCAGTTACCGCACTCTTTGGAGCACCCATAATTATATGGATAATTGCCAAAAATGGCGGAATGGGTAAATAG
- a CDS encoding saccharopine dehydrogenase family protein, which translates to MGRVLIIGAGGVGTVVAHKVAQNADVFTDIMLASRTKSKCDAIAKAIGGDRIKTAQVDADNVDELVALFNDFKPEIVINVALPYQDLTIMDACLKAGVNYLDTANYEPKDEAHFEYSWQWAYQDKFKEAGLTAILGCGFDPGVSGVYTAYAAKHHFDEINYLDIVDCNAGDHHKAFATNFNPEINIREVTQKGKYYENGEWVITEPHQIHKPLNYPNIGPKESYVIYHEELESLVKNYPTLKRARFWMTFGQEYLTHLRVIQNIGMARIDEIDYNGQKIVPIQFLKAVLPNPGDLGENYTGETSIGCRIRGIKDGKERTYYVYNNCSHEAAYKETGAQGVSYTTGVPAMIGAMMFLKGEWKNPGVNNVEDFNPDPFMEQLNKQGLPWVEVFDGDLEL; encoded by the coding sequence ATGGGTAGAGTTCTAATTATTGGTGCCGGCGGTGTTGGAACCGTTGTTGCACATAAAGTGGCACAAAATGCTGACGTATTTACAGATATCATGTTGGCTAGCCGTACAAAATCGAAATGTGATGCCATAGCTAAAGCTATAGGCGGAGACAGAATAAAAACGGCTCAGGTTGATGCCGATAATGTAGATGAACTGGTTGCTTTATTCAATGATTTCAAACCTGAAATCGTAATCAACGTAGCCCTTCCTTATCAGGACCTTACCATTATGGATGCCTGTCTGAAGGCAGGAGTTAACTACCTTGACACAGCTAACTACGAACCAAAGGATGAAGCTCACTTTGAATATAGCTGGCAATGGGCTTATCAAGATAAGTTTAAAGAAGCCGGACTGACTGCTATCTTAGGATGTGGTTTCGACCCGGGAGTAAGTGGAGTTTACACTGCTTATGCAGCAAAACATCACTTTGATGAGATCAACTATCTGGATATTGTAGATTGCAATGCCGGCGATCATCACAAAGCATTTGCTACTAACTTCAATCCGGAAATCAATATCCGTGAGGTTACTCAAAAAGGAAAATATTACGAAAACGGTGAATGGGTTATTACTGAACCTCACCAGATTCACAAGCCATTGAATTATCCAAATATCGGTCCTAAAGAATCTTACGTAATTTACCACGAAGAGCTGGAATCTCTGGTTAAGAACTATCCAACATTGAAGCGTGCTCGTTTCTGGATGACTTTCGGTCAGGAATATCTTACTCACTTACGCGTTATCCAGAACATTGGTATGGCTCGTATTGATGAGATAGATTACAACGGACAAAAGATTGTTCCTATTCAGTTCCTTAAAGCAGTTCTTCCTAATCCAGGCGATCTTGGTGAAAACTATACAGGAGAAACGTCTATCGGTTGCCGTATCCGTGGTATCAAAGATGGTAAAGAACGTACTTATTACGTATATAACAACTGTAGCCACGAAGCAGCTTATAAAGAAACAGGTGCTCAGGGTGTAAGTTACACAACAGGTGTTCCTGCAATGATTGGAGCTATGATGTTCCTTAAAGGCGAATGGAAAAACCCTGGAGTAAACAACGTAGAAGACTTTAATCCGGATCCATTCATGGAACAACTAAACAAACAAGGTTTACCTTGGGTAGAGGTGTTCGACGGAGATTTGGAACTTTAA
- a CDS encoding radical SAM protein, whose product MKNVYHLLKLFGKIKNRRIKLLGIYLLHIFNKRYIGIFLDPVIACNFRCRMCYFSDSESKTKGNKKIDVEDIELIANSIFHRALKLQIGCGAEPTLYKGILKIISLGKQHRIPYISITTNGALITKDLLSKYAEAGLNEITLSLHGLKKETYDFFMTNGKFEHIPELLKNIAEVKQTYPDLKLRINYTINQDNLFDLVEFNNLFNKVPLDIIQLRPIQKIGNSVYNNFSTQTIVDNYECIITPIINECKRKGIICMAPSKKNILVAEKAKESDNSIEEATYCYVSPTTCWQKDFDYKSENFESYSKRKRVSLQLFKSIFITPKKKKKDATTKLNYSIK is encoded by the coding sequence ATGAAAAACGTCTATCACCTCTTAAAGCTGTTTGGCAAAATTAAGAATAGAAGAATAAAATTACTAGGAATTTATCTTCTACATATCTTCAACAAAAGATATATAGGAATTTTTCTAGACCCTGTCATTGCATGTAATTTCCGATGCCGGATGTGCTATTTCAGTGATTCCGAATCAAAAACAAAAGGAAACAAAAAGATAGACGTTGAAGATATTGAATTGATTGCTAATTCAATATTCCACCGGGCACTAAAACTGCAAATTGGTTGTGGCGCTGAACCTACCTTATACAAAGGTATCCTTAAAATTATATCTTTGGGAAAGCAACATCGCATTCCATATATTTCAATAACTACAAACGGAGCTCTTATTACCAAAGATCTTCTAAGTAAATATGCCGAAGCGGGATTAAATGAGATCACTTTATCCTTGCATGGTCTTAAGAAAGAGACCTACGATTTTTTCATGACTAATGGTAAATTTGAACATATCCCTGAACTTCTTAAAAATATTGCCGAAGTAAAGCAGACATATCCAGATCTTAAGCTACGGATTAATTATACAATTAACCAGGATAATTTATTTGATTTAGTTGAGTTCAATAATCTGTTCAACAAAGTTCCTTTAGATATTATTCAATTAAGGCCCATCCAAAAAATAGGTAATTCTGTTTATAACAATTTTTCAACCCAAACAATTGTTGACAACTACGAATGTATAATTACGCCAATAATTAATGAATGCAAAAGAAAGGGCATTATATGTATGGCTCCTTCTAAGAAAAACATTCTCGTAGCCGAAAAGGCAAAAGAATCTGATAATTCAATTGAGGAAGCTACCTACTGTTATGTTTCCCCTACTACATGTTGGCAAAAAGACTTTGATTACAAGAGCGAGAATTTTGAATCGTACTCTAAACGAAAAAGAGTAAGTCTGCAACTATTTAAAAGCATCTTTATAACCCCCAAAAAGAAAAAAAAAGATGCTACAACCAAATTGAATTATTCTATTAAGTAA
- the bcp gene encoding thioredoxin-dependent thiol peroxidase, with the protein MNIGDKAPDILGINEKGEEISLSNYKGKKVVLYFYPKDNTSGCTAQACSLRDNYTELRKAGYEVIGVSVDNEKSHQKFIEKNELPFTLIADTEKKLVEQFGVWAEKKMYGRSYMGTLRTTFIINEEGIIERIITPKEVSTKNHAQQIL; encoded by the coding sequence ATGAATATAGGAGATAAAGCCCCTGATATACTGGGAATAAACGAAAAAGGCGAAGAAATTAGCCTTAGCAATTACAAGGGAAAGAAAGTGGTATTATACTTCTATCCAAAAGATAATACTTCGGGATGTACAGCTCAGGCTTGCAGCCTCCGGGATAATTATACCGAACTAAGAAAAGCCGGATATGAAGTGATTGGTGTAAGCGTAGATAATGAGAAATCTCATCAGAAATTTATCGAAAAGAACGAGCTTCCTTTTACTTTGATTGCTGACACAGAAAAGAAACTGGTAGAACAATTTGGTGTGTGGGCCGAAAAGAAAATGTATGGTAGATCCTATATGGGAACATTAAGAACTACTTTCATTATTAATGAAGAAGGAATTATTGAGCGCATTATTACACCAAAAGAAGTGAGCACCAAGAATCATGCTCAACAAATTTTATAA
- the recA gene encoding recombinase RecA — MAKKNSDELNFETNMASSEKLKALQAAMDKIEKSYGKGSIMKLGDDNVQEVEVIPTGSIALNVALGVGGYPKGRVIEIYGPESSGKTTLAIHAIAQAQKAGGIAAIIDAEHAFDRFYAAKLGVDIDNLLISQPDNGEQALEIADQLIRSSAVDIVVIDSVAALTPKAEIEGDMGENKLGLQARLMSQALRKLTGTISKTKTTCIFINQLREKIGVMFGNPETTTGGNALKFYASVRLDIRRTSQLKDGDEIIGNQTRVKVVKNKVAPPFRKAEFDIMFGEGISRSGEIIDLGAELGIIKKSGSWYSYNDTKLAQGRDGAKQVISDNPELADELEGLIFEKLRENKA, encoded by the coding sequence ATGGCAAAGAAAAATAGCGATGAATTAAATTTTGAAACAAATATGGCATCAAGCGAAAAATTAAAAGCCTTACAGGCTGCCATGGATAAGATAGAAAAAAGCTACGGCAAAGGTTCTATCATGAAACTCGGCGATGATAATGTGCAGGAAGTAGAAGTAATCCCTACCGGTTCTATTGCGTTAAATGTAGCATTAGGAGTAGGTGGATATCCTAAGGGAAGGGTTATTGAAATCTATGGTCCTGAATCTTCTGGTAAAACAACACTTGCAATTCATGCCATTGCTCAGGCTCAGAAAGCCGGAGGTATTGCTGCAATCATTGATGCAGAACATGCTTTCGACCGCTTCTATGCAGCGAAACTGGGTGTAGACATTGATAACCTTTTAATTTCACAACCTGATAACGGTGAACAAGCATTGGAGATCGCAGATCAACTTATCCGTTCTTCTGCTGTTGACATTGTTGTAATCGACTCTGTTGCTGCATTGACTCCAAAAGCTGAAATAGAAGGCGACATGGGAGAAAACAAGTTAGGACTTCAGGCTCGTTTAATGTCTCAGGCTTTACGTAAGCTAACTGGTACCATCAGCAAGACAAAAACAACTTGTATCTTCATCAACCAGTTGCGTGAAAAGATTGGTGTAATGTTTGGTAACCCTGAAACTACAACCGGTGGTAACGCCTTGAAGTTCTATGCTTCTGTACGTTTAGACATCCGTCGTACCAGCCAACTTAAAGATGGCGATGAAATTATCGGTAATCAGACTCGTGTAAAAGTAGTCAAGAATAAAGTGGCTCCTCCATTCCGTAAAGCTGAATTCGATATCATGTTTGGCGAAGGTATCTCTCGTTCAGGAGAAATAATTGACCTTGGTGCCGAACTTGGAATTATCAAGAAGAGCGGTTCATGGTATAGCTACAATGATACTAAACTTGCTCAGGGAAGAGATGGTGCAAAACAGGTTATCAGTGATAATCCTGAACTAGCTGACGAACTGGAAGGCTTAATCTTTGAAAAATTAAGAGAGAATAAAGCATAA
- a CDS encoding DUF4252 domain-containing protein, whose translation MVKKYFLCISLFLVAQLSLGQNIEKLFKEFSDAPNVENVKLDKSMMTLAKSFTKGDDLGGVKDIDSLQVLDLSKCSSEIKDKFAEKVKTLNTEGYETLVRSNENGENVRVLVKMNNEDISELVVVTTGKDAALVKIKGKFNKSDISKLTNKQ comes from the coding sequence ATGGTAAAGAAGTATTTTTTGTGTATCTCACTTTTCCTGGTAGCTCAATTGAGCCTTGGCCAGAATATTGAAAAGTTGTTTAAAGAGTTTTCTGATGCGCCTAACGTTGAGAATGTAAAATTAGATAAGTCTATGATGACGCTTGCAAAGTCTTTTACTAAAGGTGATGATCTGGGCGGAGTAAAAGACATCGACTCTTTACAGGTACTTGATCTGAGCAAATGTTCATCGGAAATTAAAGATAAATTTGCCGAAAAGGTAAAAACCTTGAATACTGAAGGATATGAAACATTAGTCCGCTCAAATGAAAACGGCGAAAATGTAAGAGTATTGGTTAAGATGAACAACGAAGACATCAGCGAATTGGTAGTTGTTACAACCGGCAAAGATGCTGCTTTAGTTAAGATTAAAGGCAAATTTAATAAATCGGATATATCCAAACTTACTAATAAGCAATGA
- a CDS encoding RNA polymerase sigma factor, whose product MDAESFKKQYLPHHQKLYRIAYKLLGNQCDAEDMVQEAYLKLWNKREELAEIRNPESFSVILLKNICFDYLRSTKNESETQDIEVVSKSNETSLINEIEIKDELNCVKQLITQLPGKQQEVMKLRHLSECSIEEIEQITGLNAINIRVLISRARKTIREQFNILRQ is encoded by the coding sequence ATGGATGCCGAAAGCTTCAAAAAACAATATCTTCCACATCATCAAAAGCTTTACAGGATTGCCTATAAGCTATTGGGGAACCAGTGCGATGCGGAAGATATGGTACAAGAAGCGTATCTAAAGCTATGGAATAAACGGGAAGAGCTCGCAGAAATCAGAAATCCGGAATCATTTAGCGTTATCTTACTCAAAAATATATGTTTTGACTATCTTCGCTCAACTAAAAATGAGAGCGAAACTCAGGATATAGAAGTGGTAAGTAAATCAAATGAAACATCTCTGATTAACGAGATAGAAATTAAAGACGAGCTAAACTGTGTAAAACAGCTCATCACACAATTGCCGGGAAAGCAACAGGAGGTGATGAAATTAAGACATCTGAGCGAATGTTCTATTGAAGAGATTGAACAGATAACCGGACTTAATGCCATCAACATAAGAGTTCTGATATCAAGAGCCAGAAAAACGATACGCGAACAATTTAATATATTGAGACAATGA
- a CDS encoding DUF4252 domain-containing protein — protein MKIKHVLFAILMCCTSIAFAQNKLIDKYADMDGVTSVFISKTMLQMMPNMKTEGLDIGGIAGKLESIVILTSEKAAISNMMKGEIHNYASNKRYEELMRVREEGSHVTFYIKKKPNNKIAELVMFVDEKPEFVFIQITGDMTLQDIQNITKSKK, from the coding sequence ATGAAAATAAAACATGTATTATTTGCAATATTAATGTGTTGCACCAGCATTGCATTTGCGCAGAATAAACTCATCGACAAATATGCCGATATGGATGGAGTAACTTCCGTTTTTATATCTAAGACTATGCTTCAAATGATGCCTAATATGAAAACAGAAGGACTGGATATAGGTGGAATTGCTGGAAAACTTGAATCAATAGTAATATTGACCAGTGAAAAAGCTGCCATCTCAAACATGATGAAAGGCGAGATTCATAATTATGCCAGTAATAAAAGATATGAAGAGCTAATGCGTGTAAGAGAAGAAGGCTCTCATGTTACTTTTTACATTAAAAAGAAACCAAATAATAAAATTGCCGAACTGGTAATGTTTGTAGATGAAAAACCTGAGTTTGTATTTATACAGATTACCGGCGATATGACGCTTCAGGATATTCAGAATATTACCAAGAGCAAAAAGTAA
- a CDS encoding TetR/AcrR family transcriptional regulator — MKETEDKILFGAFKLFLTKNFEKVTIADLEKALGLSRGAIFYYMKNKEGLFIKVIDRYILSPHNIEIKFATFKDSSLIDFINFYIEGINRTMKSLSSCGVENMSRCYFNLVFQAIQYYPDFGTLIDKVFDSELELWKRVISNALKSGEIRPEYDVDYVAMHFRYIYSGLSFEMCLKNGLDTTLLKDIFMKYYNEIKA, encoded by the coding sequence GTGAAAGAAACTGAAGACAAAATACTATTTGGTGCATTCAAACTTTTTCTGACCAAGAACTTCGAGAAAGTCACAATCGCAGATTTGGAAAAAGCCCTAGGATTAAGTCGTGGAGCCATCTTTTACTACATGAAAAATAAGGAAGGACTTTTTATAAAAGTTATTGATAGATACATATTATCACCTCATAATATTGAAATAAAATTTGCTACATTCAAAGATTCCAGCCTGATTGACTTTATAAATTTTTATATTGAAGGTATCAATAGAACAATGAAATCACTAAGTTCCTGTGGTGTAGAAAATATGAGCAGATGTTACTTTAATCTTGTATTTCAGGCAATACAATACTATCCTGATTTCGGCACACTTATAGATAAAGTCTTCGACAGTGAACTGGAATTGTGGAAAAGAGTCATCAGCAATGCACTAAAATCGGGCGAGATTAGGCCAGAATACGATGTTGATTATGTTGCTATGCATTTCAGGTATATCTATTCGGGACTATCGTTTGAGATGTGTTTAAAGAACGGACTCGACACTACCCTCTTGAAAGATATATTCATGAAATACTATAATGAGATTAAAGCATAA